A stretch of Dietzia lutea DNA encodes these proteins:
- a CDS encoding aminodeoxychorismate synthase component I, protein MHTWAEMPPDPLRVLNACARRAEREGLPPPAAFLGDWLGAAAVIAPSARLAPVAPADAFATDALVVVDPDAGSRADGAPDITPLADGAPGTAPRADGSPGTDADPGLTLGFRSYPDVPSGARRLLPEAVSGRADGVLVLGHDGRWTARGTVPDARELAPGPGGGGDDDEVPTLAWDAPDREAHRAAVTACLEAIRAGEIYQACLSTRLDGHLHGEPVALFSALWRRTRARRAAYLAGEWGAVVSLSPETYLTRRGRDVRSAPIKGTLPLGADPALLRASTKDVAENIMIVDLVRHDLGRTADLGTVTVPELLAVHPAPGVWHLVSTVAVRTGVPHDELVETTFPPASVTGTPKLRARELISGWEPRARGLHCGAIGLAGPGVLDLSVAIRTLEIGPDGRCEFGVGGGITIDSDPDAEWDECVHKAAFTWGGGDAPWL, encoded by the coding sequence GTGCACACGTGGGCGGAGATGCCGCCGGATCCGCTCAGAGTCCTGAACGCCTGCGCGCGCCGCGCCGAGCGCGAGGGGCTGCCGCCACCGGCCGCGTTCCTCGGGGACTGGCTGGGCGCGGCCGCGGTGATCGCCCCGTCGGCAAGGCTGGCGCCCGTCGCCCCCGCCGACGCGTTCGCGACCGATGCCCTCGTCGTCGTCGATCCCGACGCCGGGTCCCGCGCCGACGGGGCCCCCGACATCACCCCCCTCGCCGACGGTGCCCCCGGCACCGCGCCCCGCGCCGACGGTTCCCCCGGCACCGACGCCGACCCCGGCCTCACGCTCGGCTTCCGCTCCTACCCCGACGTCCCCTCCGGCGCCAGACGCCTCCTGCCCGAGGCGGTCTCCGGGCGCGCCGACGGGGTGCTCGTCCTGGGCCACGACGGCCGGTGGACCGCGCGGGGCACGGTCCCGGACGCGCGCGAGCTCGCGCCGGGACCGGGAGGAGGGGGCGACGACGACGAGGTCCCCACCCTCGCCTGGGACGCACCGGATCGGGAGGCGCACCGGGCGGCCGTCACGGCCTGCCTGGAGGCGATCAGGGCCGGCGAGATCTACCAGGCCTGCCTGTCCACGCGGCTGGACGGCCACCTGCACGGCGAGCCGGTCGCGCTGTTCAGCGCCCTGTGGCGGCGAACGCGGGCTCGGCGGGCGGCGTATCTGGCCGGCGAGTGGGGCGCGGTCGTGTCGCTGTCGCCGGAGACGTACCTGACCCGCCGCGGCCGCGACGTGCGCTCGGCGCCCATCAAGGGCACCCTGCCGCTGGGCGCCGACCCGGCTCTGCTGCGCGCGTCGACCAAGGACGTCGCGGAGAACATCATGATCGTCGACCTCGTCCGCCACGACCTCGGACGCACCGCCGACCTCGGGACCGTGACCGTGCCCGAACTACTCGCCGTGCACCCCGCGCCCGGCGTGTGGCACCTCGTGTCCACCGTCGCCGTGCGCACCGGCGTGCCCCACGACGAGCTGGTGGAGACGACGTTCCCGCCCGCCTCGGTCACCGGCACGCCCAAACTCCGGGCACGGGAACTCATCTCCGGGTGGGAGCCGCGGGCCCGCGGCCTGCACTGCGGCGCGATCGGCCTGGCCGGGCCCGGCGTGCTGGATCTGTCGGTGGCCATCCGCACCCTCGAGATCGGCCCCGACGGGCGCTGCGAGTTCGGGGTGGGCGGCGGCATCACGATCGACTCCGACCCCGACGCCGAGTGGGACGAGTGCGTCCACAAGGCCGCGTTCACGTGGGGCGGCGGCGACGCGCCCTGGCTCTGA
- the rsmI gene encoding 16S rRNA (cytidine(1402)-2'-O)-methyltransferase, whose product MTSGRVVLAATPIGNPGDASDRLRDVLATADIVAAEDTRRLRSLATALEVTIRGRVMSFFEHNEAGRVPQLIDRVRAGDVVAVVTDAGMPAVSDPGYSLVVACIEAGLPVTCLPGPSAVTTALVLSGLPVDRFCFDGFPPRRAGRRRTWLARLATEERTCVFFESPHRLADTLAEAARSLGPDRRAAVCRELTKTYEEVLRGTLGELAEVTASGVLGEIVVVVAGADAADSAATLEDLVEIVEERVEAGERLKDACAAVSEGSPVTRRELYQAVLDARG is encoded by the coding sequence ATGACGTCCGGACGTGTCGTGTTGGCGGCCACCCCCATCGGGAACCCGGGTGACGCCTCGGATCGCCTGCGTGACGTGCTGGCCACGGCGGACATCGTGGCGGCGGAGGACACCCGCCGCCTGCGGTCGCTGGCGACGGCCCTGGAGGTCACCATCCGGGGCCGGGTGATGAGCTTCTTCGAGCACAACGAGGCGGGCCGCGTGCCCCAGCTGATCGACCGCGTGCGCGCGGGCGACGTGGTGGCGGTGGTGACGGACGCCGGGATGCCGGCGGTGTCGGACCCGGGGTACTCGCTGGTGGTGGCGTGCATCGAGGCGGGCCTTCCGGTGACGTGCCTGCCGGGTCCGTCGGCGGTGACCACGGCGCTGGTGCTCAGCGGACTGCCGGTCGACCGCTTCTGCTTTGACGGGTTCCCGCCGCGGCGGGCCGGCCGGCGCCGGACGTGGTTGGCACGGCTGGCGACGGAGGAGCGCACGTGCGTGTTCTTCGAGTCCCCGCACCGGCTGGCCGACACCCTGGCCGAGGCCGCGCGTTCGCTCGGCCCGGACCGTCGGGCGGCGGTGTGCCGCGAGCTGACCAAGACCTACGAGGAGGTCCTGCGGGGCACGCTCGGTGAGCTCGCCGAGGTCACGGCGTCCGGCGTGCTGGGGGAGATCGTCGTGGTGGTGGCCGGGGCGGACGCGGCCGACTCCGCCGCGACGCTCGAGGACCTGGTGGAGATCGTCGAGGAGCGCGTGGAGGCGGGGGAGCGGCTCAAGGACGCGTGCGCGGCGGTGTCCGAGGGCTCGCCGGTGACCAGGCGGGAGCTGTACCAGGCCGTCCTCGACGCGCGCGGCTGA
- a CDS encoding BCCT family transporter has protein sequence MTTNDQKTPSPPPTEPPVAGDAAFPRGLSLGVFVPALVLVGAVLVWGLGFTDSFQSVSTAAFDWTARSVDWLFVLAATVFVAFVLWLAFSRYGNVRLGGDAERPHFRTTSWISMMFAAGMGIGLMFYGVSEPLSHYIDTPPGARPGVTTAMATTTFHWTAHAWAVYAVVGLALALTAYRYGGRHLISSAFVSLIGPKRALGWQGKVLDVLAIFATVFGTAASLGLGALQIRAGLAETGTVSAESAAAAVGVIIVLGLCFVASAVSGIDRGIQFLSNTNMVLAVALALFVLVASGSAVFMLDLVPTSLGGYIGTFFDMASRTGASVDGTAGEWLSGWTVFYWAWWISWSPFVGMFLARISRGRTIREFVIGVMVVPSVLSILWFSIFGGAALDLELSGRSIYGDGDSTLQLFALFGELPFTTILSFVAIVLISIFFITGADSASIVMAGMSENGAEEPKRWLVVMWGVLTAAVAILMLLPGLREGEPEVALNSLQNLTIIAASPFVLVLAALCVAIVKALAADPFITEKVFLLPKSERRRRDKRLLRAGAPAAAPAATAADSGTAPAADASTAPAADSGDAPAAGGTSTSGDGSATT, from the coding sequence GTGACCACCAACGACCAGAAGACTCCATCGCCCCCGCCCACCGAGCCGCCCGTGGCCGGCGACGCGGCGTTCCCACGAGGCCTCAGCCTGGGAGTGTTCGTCCCCGCGCTGGTCCTGGTCGGCGCAGTGCTCGTCTGGGGCCTGGGCTTCACGGACTCCTTCCAGTCGGTGTCCACGGCCGCGTTCGACTGGACCGCGCGGAGCGTGGACTGGCTGTTCGTGCTGGCGGCGACCGTGTTCGTGGCGTTCGTCCTGTGGCTGGCGTTCAGCAGGTACGGCAACGTGCGCCTGGGCGGTGACGCCGAGCGGCCGCACTTCCGCACCACCAGCTGGATCTCGATGATGTTCGCCGCCGGCATGGGCATCGGCCTGATGTTCTACGGCGTGTCCGAGCCGCTGAGCCATTACATCGACACACCGCCCGGCGCCCGCCCCGGCGTGACCACCGCGATGGCCACCACCACCTTCCACTGGACCGCCCACGCGTGGGCGGTGTACGCGGTGGTCGGGCTGGCCCTGGCGCTGACCGCCTACCGCTACGGCGGGCGACACCTCATCTCCAGCGCCTTCGTCTCGCTGATCGGGCCGAAGCGCGCGCTGGGCTGGCAGGGCAAGGTCCTCGATGTCCTGGCGATCTTCGCCACCGTCTTCGGTACCGCGGCCTCCCTGGGGCTGGGCGCGCTGCAGATCCGCGCGGGTCTGGCCGAGACCGGGACCGTCTCCGCCGAGAGTGCGGCGGCCGCCGTGGGCGTCATCATCGTGCTGGGCCTGTGCTTCGTGGCCTCGGCGGTGTCCGGCATCGACCGAGGCATCCAGTTCCTGTCCAACACCAACATGGTCCTCGCCGTGGCCCTGGCCCTGTTCGTCCTGGTCGCCTCGGGCTCCGCGGTCTTCATGCTCGACCTCGTGCCCACCTCGCTGGGCGGCTACATCGGCACCTTCTTCGACATGGCCTCGCGCACCGGCGCGAGTGTCGACGGCACGGCCGGTGAGTGGCTGTCCGGCTGGACGGTCTTCTACTGGGCGTGGTGGATCTCGTGGTCGCCCTTCGTCGGGATGTTCCTGGCCCGCATCTCGCGCGGCCGTACGATCCGCGAGTTCGTGATCGGCGTGATGGTCGTGCCCAGCGTGCTGAGCATCCTGTGGTTCTCCATCTTCGGCGGCGCCGCCCTGGACCTCGAGCTCAGCGGGCGCAGCATCTACGGCGACGGCGACTCGACCCTGCAGCTGTTCGCCCTGTTCGGCGAGCTGCCGTTCACCACGATCCTGTCGTTCGTCGCGATCGTCCTCATCTCGATCTTCTTCATCACCGGTGCCGACTCGGCCTCGATCGTCATGGCCGGGATGTCCGAGAACGGCGCGGAGGAGCCCAAGCGATGGCTGGTCGTGATGTGGGGCGTGCTCACCGCGGCGGTGGCGATCCTCATGCTCCTGCCCGGCCTGCGGGAGGGTGAGCCGGAGGTGGCCCTGAACAGCCTCCAGAACCTCACGATCATCGCCGCGTCGCCGTTCGTGCTGGTGCTCGCGGCGCTGTGCGTCGCGATCGTCAAGGCGCTGGCGGCCGACCCCTTCATCACCGAGAAGGTCTTCCTGCTGCCGAAGTCGGAACGTCGCCGCCGCGACAAGCGGCTGTTACGTGCCGGTGCGCCGGCCGCGGCGCCGGCCGCCACCGCGGCGGACTCCGGTACCGCTCCCGCGGCGGACGCCAGCACCGCCCCCGCGGCGGACTCCGGTGACGCTCCCGCCGCCGGGGGGACCTCCACCTCCGGTGACGGGTCCGCCACCACCTAG